In Nonomuraea sp. NBC_00507, the following are encoded in one genomic region:
- a CDS encoding NADPH-dependent FMN reductase, translating into MSIVTLIGNPREGSRTRTAAIAAAEAIAARIGAAGPHEVVDLSALGPHLLSPGASPGVEAALELVAESSVLVVASPTYKGTYTGLLKSFLDRLPQDGLAGKAALPLLVMGDPKHALAVEVHLRPLLVELGAAVPTPGLAVLETQLPGLAEILTVWADQVAPQVAAVLGERVLS; encoded by the coding sequence ATGAGCATCGTCACGCTGATCGGGAATCCCCGGGAGGGCTCCAGGACGCGGACCGCCGCCATCGCGGCCGCCGAGGCGATCGCGGCCAGGATCGGAGCGGCCGGGCCCCACGAGGTCGTGGACCTGTCCGCGCTCGGCCCGCATCTGCTCTCACCCGGCGCGTCCCCCGGGGTCGAGGCGGCGCTGGAGCTGGTGGCCGAGTCGAGCGTGCTCGTGGTGGCCAGCCCCACGTACAAGGGCACCTACACCGGGCTGCTCAAGTCCTTCCTCGACCGCCTGCCGCAGGACGGCCTGGCCGGCAAGGCGGCGCTGCCCCTGCTGGTCATGGGAGATCCCAAGCATGCGCTCGCGGTCGAGGTGCACCTGCGGCCACTGCTGGTGGAGCTCGGAGCCGCCGTGCCCACACCGGGGCTGGCGGTGCTCGAGACACAGCTCCCGGGCCTGGCGGAGATCCTGACGGTCTGGGCCGACCAGGTCGCCCCGCAGGTGGCCGCTGTGCTGGGGGAGAGGGTGTTGTCGTAG
- the trpB gene encoding tryptophan synthase subunit beta, whose amino-acid sequence MGGQTVRTPLTGQAGPYFGRFGGRFIPEALVAALDELDVAYRDALADPEFMRRIDELHRTYVGRPSLITEAPRFARHAGGARILLKREDLNHTGSHKINNAVGQALLTLRMGKTRVIAETGAGQHGVATATAAALLGLDAVVYMGEVDMRRQALNVVRMRLLGAEVIPVTSGSRTLKDAMNEAMRDWVTNVENTHYLIGSAAGPHPFPTMVREFQQVIGVEARRQALALAGRLPDVVCACVGGGSNAIGIYHAFLDDPEVELVGLEAGGEGVETGRHAASVSGGALGILHGTRTFVLQDAHGQTMESHSISAGLDYPGVGPQHAWLHDIGRVRYASVPDAEAMEAFALLCRTEGIIPAIESAHALAGAIREGRRLGPDGIVLVNLSGRGDKDVDTAAQYFGLLVENGAESREGEGSGE is encoded by the coding sequence ATGGGCGGACAAACCGTGCGGACACCGCTCACCGGGCAGGCCGGGCCGTATTTCGGCAGGTTCGGCGGCCGGTTCATCCCGGAGGCGCTGGTGGCCGCCCTGGACGAGCTGGATGTCGCTTACCGGGACGCGCTGGCGGATCCGGAGTTCATGAGGCGGATCGACGAGCTGCACCGCACCTACGTGGGCCGGCCGAGCCTGATCACCGAGGCGCCGAGGTTCGCGCGGCACGCCGGCGGGGCGCGCATCCTGCTCAAGCGCGAGGACCTCAACCACACCGGCTCCCATAAGATCAACAACGCGGTGGGCCAGGCGCTGCTCACGCTGCGCATGGGCAAGACCCGTGTCATCGCCGAGACGGGCGCGGGCCAGCATGGCGTGGCCACCGCCACCGCGGCCGCGCTGCTCGGCCTGGACGCCGTGGTCTACATGGGCGAGGTCGACATGCGCCGCCAGGCGCTCAACGTGGTCAGGATGCGGCTGCTCGGCGCCGAGGTGATCCCCGTGACCTCGGGCTCGCGCACGCTCAAGGACGCCATGAACGAGGCCATGCGCGACTGGGTGACCAACGTCGAGAACACCCACTACCTGATCGGCTCCGCCGCCGGGCCGCATCCGTTCCCGACCATGGTACGCGAGTTCCAGCAGGTCATCGGGGTGGAAGCGCGGCGACAGGCGCTGGCGCTGGCCGGGCGGCTGCCCGACGTCGTATGCGCCTGCGTCGGCGGCGGGTCGAATGCCATCGGGATCTACCACGCGTTCCTTGACGACCCGGAGGTGGAGCTGGTGGGGCTCGAGGCCGGGGGCGAAGGGGTCGAGACCGGCAGGCACGCGGCGTCCGTCTCCGGCGGCGCGCTCGGCATCCTGCACGGCACCCGGACGTTCGTGCTGCAGGACGCGCACGGGCAGACCATGGAGAGCCACTCGATCTCCGCGGGGCTCGACTATCCGGGGGTGGGACCGCAGCACGCGTGGCTGCACGACATCGGCCGGGTCCGCTACGCGTCGGTGCCGGACGCGGAGGCGATGGAGGCGTTCGCGCTGCTGTGCCGTACCGAGGGGATCATCCCGGCCATCGAGAGCGCGCACGCGCTGGCCGGCGCCATCCGGGAGGGCAGGCGGCTGGGGCCGGACGGGATCGTGCTCGTCAACCTGTCCGGCCGCGGCGACAAGGATGTGGACACGGCAGCCCAATACTTCGGCCTGCTGGTGGAGAACGGCGCGGAGTCGCGCGAGGGGGAGGGGAGCGGCGAATGA